A stretch of the Bacillus licheniformis DSM 13 = ATCC 14580 genome encodes the following:
- a CDS encoding acyltransferase family protein: MANSRDSYFDNAKFLLIFLVVFGHIIRSYIHDNDALLHIYKFIYTFHMPAFILISGYFAKGFNRPGYVKKIAWKLIVPYLIFQGIYTLFYSFIDDQSLTAANPFEPQWSLWFLLSLFFWNLLLFPFTKLPAKWAFAASFAIAVLVGYIDMISNTLSLSRTFVFFPVFLAGYYLQKDHFKMLKGWKGKQAALAVLAATFVFYFFADFDYSWLFGSKPYSEFGDVGIKSGLNRVALLVITFASTFAFMALVPERRYFFTLWGTRTFYVYLLHGFIIKSFRKTGAEEWLADYQSLTLLFIATAILTFCLSSGFVKTVAQPFIELKMTNLIRLLKKDNGYNPYLK, translated from the coding sequence ATGGCGAATTCACGCGACAGCTATTTCGACAACGCAAAATTCCTATTGATTTTTCTCGTCGTCTTCGGACATATAATCAGGTCCTATATTCATGACAATGATGCACTGCTTCATATTTATAAATTTATTTACACGTTTCATATGCCTGCTTTTATTCTCATATCAGGCTATTTTGCAAAAGGGTTCAATCGGCCCGGATATGTCAAAAAAATCGCCTGGAAGCTGATCGTTCCCTATTTGATTTTCCAGGGAATCTATACGCTGTTTTATTCCTTTATCGATGATCAAAGCTTAACTGCCGCAAATCCGTTTGAACCGCAATGGTCGCTTTGGTTTTTGCTGAGCTTGTTTTTTTGGAATCTCCTGTTGTTTCCGTTCACAAAACTGCCGGCGAAATGGGCGTTTGCCGCAAGCTTTGCGATTGCCGTTCTTGTCGGGTATATCGACATGATCAGCAACACGCTCAGCCTGTCCCGCACGTTTGTTTTCTTTCCGGTCTTTTTGGCGGGCTATTATTTGCAAAAAGACCATTTTAAAATGCTGAAAGGCTGGAAAGGAAAGCAAGCGGCTCTAGCCGTTTTAGCAGCAACGTTCGTTTTCTACTTTTTTGCAGACTTCGATTACTCCTGGCTGTTCGGTTCCAAGCCTTATTCGGAATTCGGCGATGTCGGGATAAAAAGCGGGTTAAACCGGGTGGCGCTTCTCGTTATAACATTTGCCTCAACCTTCGCGTTCATGGCGCTGGTGCCTGAAAGGCGGTATTTCTTTACCCTCTGGGGAACGCGCACATTCTATGTCTACCTGCTGCACGGCTTTATCATCAAGTCGTTCAGAAAGACGGGCGCGGAAGAATGGCTTGCCGATTATCAGAGTCTGACGCTATTGTTCATCGCCACGGCAATTTTAACCTTCTGCTTATCAAGCGGATTTGTGAAAACGGTCGCCCAGCCGTTCATCGAATTAAAAATGACGAATTTAATAAGGCTGTTGAAAAAAGACAACGGATATAACCCTTATTTAAAATAA